From Myxococcales bacterium, the proteins below share one genomic window:
- a CDS encoding dicarboxylate/amino acid:cation symporter, with the protein MLLVFVPVLLLVRVSPRRFFGAIREPVLTAYTTASSEAALPKLLETLVKLGVPRRVASFVLPAGYSFNLDGSTLYLVLASLTIAQAANIDLPIGRQIFMVLAFMLTSKGVAGVPRATLVIIAATCASFDLPGEAGVAMLLAVDEIMDMARSATNVIGNAVASVVIARWEGVLRDEADPADLDPEHDGAK; encoded by the coding sequence GTGCTGCTCGTGTTCGTGCCGGTGCTGCTCCTCGTCCGCGTGAGCCCGCGGAGGTTCTTCGGCGCCATCCGTGAGCCGGTGCTCACGGCATACACGACGGCATCGAGTGAAGCTGCGCTCCCGAAGCTCCTCGAGACGCTCGTGAAGCTCGGCGTGCCGCGCCGGGTTGCGAGCTTCGTCTTGCCCGCGGGGTACTCGTTCAACCTCGACGGCTCGACGCTCTACCTCGTGCTCGCGAGCCTCACGATCGCGCAGGCCGCGAACATCGATCTCCCGATCGGGCGGCAGATCTTCATGGTGCTCGCGTTCATGCTCACGTCGAAGGGCGTTGCCGGCGTCCCGCGCGCGACGCTCGTCATCATCGCCGCCACCTGCGCGAGCTTCGACCTCCCCGGTGAGGCCGGCGTCGCGATGCTCCTCGCGGTCGACGAGATCATGGATATGGCGCGCTCGGCGACGAACGTCATCGGGAACGCCGTGGCGAGCGTGGTCATCGCCCGCTGGGAAGGGGTCCTGCGCGACGAGGCCGACCCAGCCGATCTCGACCCCGAGCACGACGGCGCGAAGTAG
- a CDS encoding formylglycine-generating enzyme family protein — protein MSEGLGPVDAPHVLADAGHGQVSPSASSDADADGGTSFDASTVEASSEAGARDTDAESDGGVACPQGSIAIPATGPEGFRMMKGREGEHVVVLSEPFCLDVDEVTVRAYRACVEAGRCEEPWTKDPFSMYPSFPDHPVNLVSWDKARAYCAYVGKRLPTEAEWEWAATGPEQYKYPWGNTPEPSCDTVDFTKYGAPKTRAGGDVGCHGGGPSKVGTHLPGDRVWPSGHLHDMAGNVWEWVEDSYAPFTKDKRTDPLVRNETPMHPLRGGAWNRSFGGMAITFRAAAQFTYQVPGVGFRCAQGRPHPTPPPKHEIRVPGWKPPKKT, from the coding sequence GTGTCGGAGGGACTCGGTCCGGTCGACGCTCCTCACGTGCTCGCCGATGCGGGGCACGGCCAGGTCTCGCCGTCGGCGAGCTCCGACGCGGACGCCGACGGCGGCACGTCGTTCGACGCATCCACCGTCGAGGCGTCGAGCGAGGCCGGGGCACGTGACACCGACGCGGAGAGCGATGGCGGCGTGGCGTGTCCGCAGGGCTCCATCGCGATCCCAGCGACGGGGCCGGAGGGGTTCCGCATGATGAAGGGACGCGAGGGCGAGCACGTGGTGGTGCTCTCCGAGCCGTTCTGCCTCGACGTCGACGAGGTGACCGTGCGCGCGTACCGGGCGTGTGTCGAAGCGGGCCGATGCGAAGAGCCTTGGACGAAGGATCCGTTCTCCATGTACCCGAGCTTCCCCGACCATCCGGTGAACCTCGTCAGCTGGGACAAGGCCCGCGCCTACTGCGCCTACGTCGGCAAGCGGCTCCCCACCGAGGCCGAGTGGGAGTGGGCGGCGACGGGCCCCGAGCAGTACAAATACCCTTGGGGCAACACACCCGAGCCCTCCTGCGACACGGTCGACTTCACGAAATACGGTGCGCCGAAGACGCGCGCCGGAGGCGACGTGGGATGCCACGGGGGCGGTCCGTCCAAGGTCGGGACGCACCTCCCGGGGGACCGCGTGTGGCCGTCGGGCCACCTCCACGACATGGCGGGCAACGTGTGGGAGTGGGTCGAGGACTCGTACGCGCCGTTCACGAAGGACAAGAGGACCGACCCGCTCGTGCGCAACGAGACCCCGATGCACCCCTTGCGAGGTGGCGCATGGAACCGCTCGTTCGGCGGGATGGCCATCACCTTCCGCGCGGCGGCGCAGTTCACCTACCAGGTGCCCGGGGTCGGGTTTCGCTGCGCGCAAGGCCGCCCGCACCCGACGCCCCCGCCGAAGCACGAGATCCGCGTTCCTGGTTGGAAGCCGCCGAAGAAGACCTGA
- a CDS encoding flippase-like domain-containing protein, which yields MKLSLRRILVVMLLGVLVYGGYAVYSGLGKMREALSGYAGWTFAAACALAFGNYVLRFIKWEFYLSRLGIKGVPKGESFLVYLSGFVLTISPGKVGEVFKSLVLFETHGVPMTRTAPIVVAERVTDVIGVVVLIVVGSLGFSGGLVWAGVGTALVATLVIVVMSERLSLGIIGVVSRLPGPGKKIGEKAKAAYESLKTLISPANLVVPTLLSIASWTLECLALWIILRGFGESVSVPLATFFYATSTLAGAIIPVPGGLGVTETLLNRQMHELGHVGVASATGAMMLVRFATLWFAVLVGFVALSLLKRRYPELLAERPAEAIGPPPKSVRAEAGPSDDAPKSAAP from the coding sequence GTGAAGCTGTCGCTCCGCCGCATTCTGGTCGTGATGCTCCTCGGCGTGCTCGTGTACGGCGGGTACGCCGTCTACAGCGGGCTCGGAAAGATGCGCGAGGCGCTCTCGGGCTACGCAGGGTGGACGTTCGCCGCGGCCTGCGCGCTCGCGTTCGGCAACTACGTCCTCCGCTTCATCAAGTGGGAATTTTACCTCTCGCGGCTGGGCATCAAGGGCGTGCCGAAGGGCGAGAGCTTCCTCGTCTACCTCTCGGGGTTCGTGCTGACCATCAGCCCGGGCAAGGTCGGCGAGGTGTTCAAGTCGCTCGTGCTCTTCGAGACCCACGGGGTGCCGATGACCCGGACGGCGCCCATCGTCGTGGCGGAGCGCGTGACCGACGTCATCGGAGTCGTCGTGCTCATCGTCGTGGGCTCGCTCGGGTTCTCGGGGGGGCTCGTGTGGGCGGGGGTCGGGACCGCGCTCGTCGCGACCCTCGTGATCGTCGTCATGAGCGAGCGCCTGAGCCTCGGCATCATCGGCGTCGTCTCCCGGCTCCCGGGCCCAGGCAAGAAGATCGGAGAGAAGGCGAAGGCCGCCTACGAGAGCCTCAAGACATTGATTTCCCCCGCGAATCTCGTCGTCCCGACGCTGCTGTCGATCGCCTCGTGGACGCTCGAGTGCCTCGCCCTTTGGATCATCCTACGGGGCTTCGGAGAGAGCGTGAGCGTGCCGCTCGCCACGTTCTTCTACGCGACGAGCACCCTCGCCGGCGCCATCATCCCGGTCCCCGGAGGGCTCGGCGTCACCGAGACGCTCCTGAACCGCCAGATGCACGAGCTCGGGCACGTCGGCGTCGCCTCGGCGACCGGCGCCATGATGCTCGTGCGCTTCGCGACGCTCTGGTTCGCGGTGCTCGTCGGCTTCGTGGCCCTCTCGCTCTTGAAGCGCCGCTACCCGGAGCTCCTCGCCGAGCGCCCCGCGGAGG
- a CDS encoding arginyltransferase: MARVLEAFVEPERACVYLSEARAKQDVRVMIDVTPEEYEEMLVRGYRRFGPVYFRPACEGCSECVSIRIPTLAFEPSKAQRRAAKACRGLRIEVARPTVDDTRLALFAKWHAAREETRGWDPSPTDRQSYFQSFAYPHPSAREVGFYDDEADGKLVGVGLADETPTAWSAVYFFYDPDYAKRSLGVANVFVQVEIARSRGIPYVYLGYRVEGCPSLRYKSSYRPHELLVGRPDPTEEPVWLPQRFGQ; the protein is encoded by the coding sequence ATGGCGCGAGTCCTCGAAGCGTTCGTCGAGCCCGAGCGGGCGTGTGTCTACCTCTCCGAGGCGCGCGCGAAGCAGGACGTCCGCGTGATGATCGACGTGACGCCCGAGGAGTACGAGGAGATGCTCGTCCGTGGGTACCGGCGCTTCGGGCCGGTCTACTTTCGTCCGGCGTGCGAGGGCTGCTCGGAGTGTGTGTCGATTCGCATCCCCACGCTCGCGTTCGAGCCGTCGAAGGCCCAGCGCCGCGCCGCGAAGGCGTGCCGGGGCCTCAGGATCGAGGTCGCCCGACCCACGGTCGACGACACGCGACTCGCCCTCTTCGCGAAGTGGCACGCGGCCCGCGAAGAGACACGCGGGTGGGATCCGTCACCGACCGATCGCCAGAGCTACTTCCAGAGCTTTGCGTACCCGCACCCGTCGGCGCGAGAGGTCGGCTTCTACGACGACGAGGCCGATGGAAAGCTCGTGGGGGTGGGCCTCGCCGACGAGACTCCCACGGCGTGGAGCGCGGTCTACTTCTTCTACGACCCGGACTACGCGAAGCGATCGCTCGGGGTCGCCAACGTGTTCGTGCAGGTCGAGATCGCGCGCTCCCGCGGCATCCCGTACGTGTACCTCGGGTACCGCGTCGAGGGCTGTCCCTCGCTCCGCTACAAGTCGTCCTATCGCCCCCACGAGCTCCTCGTCGGTCGCCCCGACCCCACCGAAGAGCCCGTGTGGCTTCCCCAGAGGTTCGGTCAGTAG
- a CDS encoding cation:dicarboxylase symporter family transporter, giving the protein MSHAPPSEKAGPKKHPLAGTIVIVVALVLGIVLGGFFPQSKFPNVFALFQFMSKAFIALIKGLIVPLLVSTIVVGVAQTGDIKAVGRMGVKSLLYFEIVTTIALALGLVVGNVVKPGQGLPIDLSAHGAVDKSKAQSGWDTAMHLFPSNLAKHAVEGDILPIVVFSVLFGIALTQLGERRKPLLALAETVAQAMFKYTGMIMKLTPIGVFGAMAYNVSHMASGHKMPDGTLIEGWPAVLYLVGKYARRGEPLRFALRARAARVRAGAAPRPREPAEVLRRHP; this is encoded by the coding sequence ATGAGCCACGCACCCCCGTCGGAGAAGGCCGGCCCCAAGAAGCACCCACTCGCGGGCACGATCGTCATCGTGGTCGCGCTGGTGCTCGGCATCGTGCTCGGAGGCTTCTTCCCGCAGTCGAAGTTCCCGAACGTTTTCGCGCTCTTCCAGTTCATGTCGAAGGCGTTCATCGCCCTCATCAAGGGGCTCATCGTCCCCTTGCTCGTGTCGACGATCGTCGTGGGCGTCGCGCAGACGGGAGACATCAAGGCCGTCGGGCGCATGGGGGTGAAGTCGCTCCTCTACTTCGAGATCGTGACGACCATCGCCCTCGCGCTCGGGCTCGTGGTGGGCAACGTCGTGAAGCCCGGGCAGGGGCTCCCCATCGATCTCTCCGCGCACGGCGCGGTCGACAAGTCGAAGGCGCAGTCGGGCTGGGACACGGCCATGCACCTCTTCCCTTCGAACCTCGCGAAACACGCGGTCGAGGGCGACATCCTGCCCATCGTGGTGTTCTCGGTGCTCTTCGGCATCGCCCTGACGCAGCTCGGTGAGCGGCGAAAACCCTTGCTCGCCCTCGCCGAGACGGTCGCGCAGGCGATGTTCAAGTACACGGGCATGATCATGAAGCTCACCCCCATCGGGGTGTTCGGAGCCATGGCCTACAACGTCTCGCACATGGCCTCGGGGCACAAAATGCCCGACGGAACCCTCATCGAGGGCTGGCCCGCGGTGCTCTATCTGGTCGGGAAGTACGCGCGTCGTGGGGAGCCTCTACGGTTCGCTCTTCGCGCTCGTGCTGCTCGTGTTCGTGCCGGTGCTGCTCCTCGTCCGCGTGAGCCCGCGGAGGTTCTTCGGCGCCATCCGTGA
- a CDS encoding TonB-dependent receptor: MAGVSVALAVPSASRAAEVTPPVVVEHRAVVWSVSHAQAEPPADVPVVLTIDAEGTVTDVTVVGDFAPDVVRAAREGARAFRFRPATRDGKALASKVRERVVFQIDAPPSPAVPEGPPGPAAGPPEEARVLGRTAPRSASELTRGREVLEAAPRRTSADLLNIVPGVFVTQHGGEGKAHQIFMRGFDAVHGQDVELWVGGVPVNDVSNVHGQGYADLHFVSPEVVHEVSAQGGPFDPRQGDFAVAGTVRMRLGLAEEGAVVKGTLGSFGTRRLFVGYRPRGEDPKTFASFEEYATDGFGPNRAARRGSFLAQVAHDFAGGISARVLFGTYSGRYDSAGVLPRRDIEQGRLDRYATLDPRQGGRGSRTQVLAELKKEGDRATFALAPFVVARGMSLRQNFTGYLTGALRGEPNVSDNGEQKNDALTLGATGSMRYALPLLSKRDTTEVGLYGRHDRVSQSQTRLRDVDDRVVATLVDADLQATHVAAYVDEELRLGSRVTVRGGARVDSLSYAVDDRSRAPGPSRSAQGTHVGEKVSVDVFLGRGVRLVGSYGRGFRSPQARSLANGETAPFTDVTSFEVGLRGTLGRALSGSVAAYTSGLDGDLVFDPETARNEPVPGTRRTGVTAELLAHAGEGLVLSGSATYTRAAFVATGAGFVAGDLLPYVPQIVVRTDARYTHALAKVFARELEGRVGLGLDGVLRRPLPYGEIGQNVVLFDASLGLRLREVELSLDATNLLGQPYYDGQFVFASSFSGGATPSRIPVQHVTQGPPRAFYASVTLHF, translated from the coding sequence ATGGCAGGGGTCTCGGTCGCGCTCGCCGTACCTTCGGCGTCGCGCGCGGCCGAGGTCACGCCTCCCGTGGTCGTCGAGCACCGCGCAGTCGTCTGGAGCGTATCGCATGCGCAAGCCGAGCCCCCGGCCGACGTTCCGGTGGTGCTCACGATCGACGCGGAAGGGACCGTCACGGACGTCACGGTGGTCGGTGATTTCGCGCCCGACGTGGTCCGAGCGGCCCGCGAAGGTGCTCGAGCCTTCCGCTTCCGGCCCGCGACCCGGGACGGAAAAGCCCTCGCCTCGAAGGTCCGGGAGCGTGTCGTCTTCCAGATCGACGCCCCCCCTTCGCCCGCGGTCCCCGAAGGGCCCCCAGGGCCCGCGGCTGGTCCGCCCGAAGAGGCGCGAGTGCTCGGGCGCACGGCTCCGCGCTCGGCGTCGGAGCTCACCCGTGGCCGAGAGGTCCTCGAAGCCGCGCCGCGTAGAACGTCCGCCGATCTCTTGAACATCGTTCCAGGCGTATTCGTGACCCAGCATGGTGGTGAAGGGAAAGCTCACCAAATTTTCATGCGCGGCTTCGACGCCGTGCACGGCCAGGACGTCGAGCTGTGGGTCGGCGGCGTGCCCGTGAACGACGTCTCGAACGTGCACGGTCAGGGGTACGCCGATCTGCACTTCGTTTCGCCCGAGGTCGTCCACGAGGTCTCGGCGCAGGGGGGGCCGTTCGACCCGCGTCAGGGGGACTTCGCCGTCGCCGGGACGGTTCGCATGAGGCTCGGGCTCGCGGAGGAGGGCGCAGTCGTCAAGGGGACGCTCGGGTCCTTCGGGACGCGCCGCCTCTTCGTGGGGTACCGTCCGCGCGGCGAAGACCCGAAGACGTTCGCGTCGTTCGAGGAGTACGCGACCGACGGGTTCGGTCCGAACCGCGCGGCGCGGCGGGGCTCGTTCCTCGCGCAGGTCGCCCATGACTTCGCCGGTGGGATCTCCGCGCGGGTCCTCTTCGGGACGTACTCGGGTCGCTACGACTCGGCGGGCGTACTCCCTCGGAGGGACATCGAACAGGGCCGCCTCGACCGCTACGCGACCCTCGATCCACGCCAAGGTGGGCGAGGCTCGCGCACCCAGGTGCTCGCCGAGCTCAAGAAAGAGGGCGACCGCGCCACGTTCGCGCTGGCGCCCTTCGTCGTCGCTCGGGGGATGTCGCTTCGGCAGAACTTCACCGGGTACCTCACGGGGGCGCTCCGGGGGGAGCCGAACGTCTCGGACAACGGCGAGCAGAAGAACGACGCGCTCACTCTGGGGGCGACGGGCTCCATGCGCTACGCGCTCCCCTTGCTCTCGAAGCGCGATACGACGGAGGTCGGGCTCTACGGCCGTCACGACCGTGTCTCGCAGTCCCAGACGCGCCTGAGAGACGTGGACGATCGGGTGGTGGCGACGCTCGTCGATGCCGACCTTCAGGCGACCCACGTCGCCGCGTACGTGGACGAGGAGCTGAGGCTCGGCTCGCGCGTGACGGTGCGAGGTGGCGCGAGGGTCGACTCTCTCTCGTACGCGGTCGACGATCGGAGCCGGGCTCCCGGGCCCTCACGGAGCGCGCAGGGCACGCATGTCGGTGAGAAGGTGTCCGTGGACGTCTTCCTCGGGCGTGGCGTCCGGCTGGTCGGCAGCTATGGGCGAGGCTTCCGCTCCCCTCAAGCTCGCAGTCTCGCGAACGGGGAGACGGCGCCGTTCACCGACGTCACCTCGTTCGAGGTCGGGCTCCGAGGGACGCTCGGGCGCGCGCTCTCGGGCTCGGTGGCCGCGTACACCTCGGGGCTCGACGGCGATCTCGTGTTCGATCCCGAGACCGCCCGCAACGAGCCCGTCCCTGGCACGAGGCGCACCGGGGTCACGGCGGAGCTGCTCGCACACGCGGGGGAGGGGCTCGTGCTCTCCGGGAGCGCCACCTACACGCGCGCCGCGTTCGTCGCGACCGGCGCCGGCTTCGTCGCGGGCGACCTCTTGCCGTACGTTCCCCAGATCGTCGTCCGCACCGACGCGCGGTACACGCACGCCCTCGCGAAGGTCTTCGCCCGTGAGCTCGAGGGGCGCGTCGGCCTCGGGCTGGATGGTGTCCTGAGGAGGCCGCTTCCCTACGGGGAAATCGGCCAAAACGTCGTGCTCTTCGACGCCTCGCTCGGCCTCCGGCTGCGAGAGGTCGAGCTCTCCCTCGACGCGACGAACCTCCTCGGCCAGCCCTACTACGACGGTCAGTTCGTGTTCGCCTCGTCCTTCTCCGGCGGGGCGACGCCCTCGCGCATTCCGGTGCAGCACGTGACCCAAGGGCCACCGCGGGCGTTCTACGCGAGCGTCACGCTCCACTTCTGA
- a CDS encoding AAA family ATPase, protein MLIALLARGHALLVGVPGLAKTLLVASLAEALDLGFGRVQFTPDLLPADITGTDVLQEDEGANGATSRRVRFLPGPIFHNLVLADEINRTPPKTQAALLQAMQERRVTVGTVTHALPDPFQVFATRNPIEQEGTYPLPEAQLDRFLLEVHVDYPTEAEEREIARRTTSGEARKIPKVLTAAEVRALQGLVPRIPVTDAAVDLAVAVGRATRPRDKKAPEAVSQYVRFGAGPRGSQALVLAAKARAALAGEAAADVDDVRAMVVPVMRHRLVLSYRAEAENVRDVDVLRKVLANLEG, encoded by the coding sequence ATGTTGATCGCCCTGCTCGCGCGTGGCCACGCGCTGCTCGTCGGGGTGCCCGGGCTCGCGAAGACGCTCCTCGTCGCCTCCCTGGCCGAGGCGCTCGATCTCGGCTTCGGTCGTGTGCAGTTTACACCCGACTTGCTCCCGGCCGACATCACCGGGACCGACGTGCTCCAGGAAGACGAGGGCGCGAACGGAGCCACGTCGCGTCGTGTTCGGTTTCTGCCGGGGCCGATCTTCCACAACCTCGTCCTGGCGGACGAGATCAACCGCACCCCACCGAAGACGCAGGCCGCGCTCCTCCAGGCCATGCAAGAGCGGCGCGTGACCGTCGGCACGGTGACCCACGCCTTGCCCGATCCGTTCCAGGTGTTCGCGACGCGCAACCCCATCGAGCAAGAGGGCACCTACCCGCTGCCCGAAGCGCAGCTCGACAGGTTCCTCCTCGAGGTCCACGTCGACTACCCGACCGAGGCCGAAGAGCGCGAGATCGCGCGGCGCACGACGAGCGGCGAAGCGCGCAAAATCCCCAAGGTCCTCACGGCCGCCGAGGTCCGAGCCCTCCAGGGCCTCGTGCCGCGGATCCCCGTCACCGATGCCGCCGTCGATCTCGCCGTGGCGGTGGGGCGGGCCACACGTCCCCGCGACAAAAAGGCCCCGGAGGCCGTGTCGCAGTATGTGCGCTTCGGGGCGGGGCCGCGTGGATCCCAGGCGCTCGTGCTGGCGGCCAAGGCTCGGGCGGCGCTCGCGGGGGAGGCCGCGGCCGACGTCGACGACGTGCGGGCCATGGTCGTCCCGGTGATGCGCCACAGGCTCGTGCTCTCGTACCGCGCCGAGGCCGAGAACGTCCGTGACGTGGACGTCCTCCGCAAGGTGCTCGCCAACCTCGAGGGCTGA
- a CDS encoding SEC-C domain-containing protein, whose amino-acid sequence MLVLRDALASPRPCPCACHTTLSRADRARGIEAVYVLDDTMRGMGYVPTYELTGDSLFRASQMKNDPTTRVVPVRFGECVYRRLVGSLLHEVLHALFGEVGPANYGIPFGMPYGVPESLPEADEEAYIAPFNLGEACAFVGVWILARHMFRIAWDVRTARDVGTYCFKGGNALVKVPRGFRAVAHLDRSAHEERYYARARALEDTARALFTPEKLDELTTRIRGYAAIGEKRRPKAFARASDVADLVPAKIGRNDPCVCGEPKKYKACCGERTTPYFAPTFVAR is encoded by the coding sequence ATGCTGGTCCTCCGCGATGCCCTCGCGTCTCCCCGCCCCTGCCCCTGCGCGTGCCACACGACCTTGTCGCGAGCCGATCGGGCCCGTGGCATCGAGGCCGTCTACGTGCTCGACGACACGATGCGCGGGATGGGCTACGTGCCGACCTACGAGCTCACCGGAGACTCGCTCTTTCGCGCTTCGCAGATGAAGAACGATCCGACGACGCGGGTCGTCCCGGTGAGGTTCGGCGAGTGCGTCTACAGGCGGCTCGTCGGCAGCCTGCTCCACGAGGTGCTCCACGCGCTTTTCGGGGAGGTGGGCCCGGCCAACTACGGGATCCCGTTCGGGATGCCCTACGGCGTCCCCGAGAGCCTGCCCGAGGCCGACGAAGAGGCGTACATCGCCCCGTTCAACCTCGGCGAAGCCTGCGCGTTCGTCGGAGTGTGGATCCTCGCGCGGCACATGTTCCGGATCGCGTGGGACGTTCGTACCGCGAGGGACGTGGGCACGTACTGCTTCAAGGGAGGCAACGCCCTCGTCAAGGTCCCGAGGGGTTTCCGCGCCGTCGCCCACCTCGACCGCTCCGCCCACGAGGAGCGCTACTACGCACGCGCGCGCGCCCTCGAGGACACGGCCCGAGCGCTCTTCACGCCCGAGAAGCTCGACGAGCTCACGACGCGCATCCGGGGCTACGCGGCCATCGGCGAGAAGCGCCGACCGAAGGCCTTCGCCCGCGCGAGCGATGTGGCCGATCTCGTGCCCGCCAAGATCGGGCGCAACGACCCCTGCGTGTGCGGGGAGCCGAAGAAATACAAGGCGTGCTGCGGGGAGCGCACCACCCCCTACTTCGCGCCCACCTTCGTCGCGAGGTAG
- a CDS encoding DUF2490 domain-containing protein, translating into MLRGLGTLALAMLCIVRAERTASADPRETAVWSALLLTAKASTERTGPSVWLDAHARRGPTSTTAIVRPGLGYRLSPTTSLWGGYAYVGAFADGDADDVTEHRAWQQILHQDTLGPLLFQFRGRVEQRFRSDESPALRLRALARANVSLWQGGPLAIASWNETFVAVGRTSWGSPAGFDQNRLFLGLALAAGQVRVEAGYTGISVRRADDSLLHQHAPTLWVFFAY; encoded by the coding sequence ATGCTTCGTGGCCTCGGGACGTTGGCGCTCGCCATGCTGTGCATCGTTCGGGCGGAGCGGACCGCGAGCGCCGATCCCCGCGAGACGGCCGTTTGGTCGGCGCTGCTCCTCACGGCCAAGGCCTCCACGGAGCGCACGGGTCCGTCGGTGTGGCTCGACGCGCACGCGCGCCGTGGCCCTACCTCGACGACGGCGATCGTTCGACCGGGGCTCGGCTACCGCCTGTCTCCGACGACGAGCCTCTGGGGCGGCTACGCGTACGTCGGGGCCTTCGCCGACGGCGACGCCGACGACGTCACCGAGCACCGAGCGTGGCAGCAGATCCTCCACCAAGACACCCTCGGCCCGCTGCTCTTCCAGTTTCGTGGTCGCGTCGAACAGAGGTTCCGCTCGGACGAGTCTCCGGCGCTCCGGCTGCGCGCGCTCGCGCGTGCCAACGTGTCGCTGTGGCAGGGCGGGCCGCTCGCGATCGCGTCGTGGAACGAGACGTTCGTCGCCGTCGGGCGAACGTCGTGGGGGTCGCCAGCGGGCTTCGACCAGAACCGGCTCTTTCTCGGCCTCGCCCTCGCCGCCGGCCAGGTGCGCGTCGAGGCGGGGTACACGGGCATCTCCGTTCGGCGCGCCGACGACTCGCTCCTCCACCAGCACGCGCCCACGCTGTGGGTCTTCTTCGCCTACTGA
- a CDS encoding DUF692 domain-containing protein translates to MKTGRGSALCGVGLGFRWEIADALCEALPDLPFIEVSPENYIGRGGRFPALLEAARARYPVLSHGLSLSLGGDDPLDPAFLRSLRGFLDEVAAPFHSDHLCFSAVGSSALHDLLPIPFHRSEVRRIADRIRRVSDAIGRPMAIENVSYYLHPGEPEMDEAEFLAEVLEAADCKLMFDVNNAYVNATNFGHDVRKAIAKLPLKRVVQMHVAGHDYFDESTFELSADQRPARGRLIVDTHGAPVCPDVHVLLEEVVARTGPVPVVLERDQSLPELSVLLAEVAALTRAYERGLRRRARPAPEARP, encoded by the coding sequence GTGAAAACCGGGCGAGGATCGGCCCTCTGTGGGGTCGGGCTCGGCTTCCGGTGGGAGATCGCGGACGCCCTCTGCGAGGCGCTCCCGGACCTGCCCTTCATCGAGGTCTCTCCCGAGAACTACATCGGGCGCGGCGGGCGGTTTCCCGCGCTGCTCGAGGCGGCGCGGGCGCGCTATCCGGTCCTGAGCCACGGGCTCTCGCTCTCGCTCGGCGGTGACGACCCGCTGGATCCAGCGTTTTTGAGGTCGCTGCGCGGGTTCCTCGACGAGGTCGCGGCCCCGTTCCACTCCGACCACCTCTGCTTTTCGGCGGTCGGGTCGAGCGCCCTCCACGATCTCCTTCCGATCCCGTTTCATCGATCCGAGGTCCGGCGCATCGCCGATCGGATCCGCCGCGTCTCGGACGCGATCGGGCGCCCCATGGCGATCGAGAACGTGAGCTACTACCTGCACCCCGGCGAGCCGGAGATGGACGAGGCGGAGTTCCTTGCCGAGGTGCTCGAGGCCGCCGACTGCAAGCTGATGTTCGACGTGAACAACGCGTACGTGAACGCGACGAACTTCGGCCACGACGTGCGCAAAGCCATCGCCAAGCTCCCGCTCAAGCGTGTGGTGCAGATGCACGTCGCCGGGCACGACTACTTCGACGAGAGCACGTTCGAGCTCTCGGCCGACCAGCGGCCCGCGCGCGGCCGCCTCATCGTGGATACGCACGGCGCCCCGGTGTGCCCCGACGTGCACGTGCTGCTCGAAGAGGTCGTCGCCCGCACGGGGCCGGTGCCGGTGGTGCTCGAGCGCGACCAGAGCCTCCCCGAGCTATCCGTTCTCCTCGCCGAGGTCGCGGCCCTCACTCGGGCCTACGAGCGAGGGCTTCGGCGTCGAGCGCGTCCCGCTCCCGAGGCGAGGCCATGA